From a single Microbacterium murale genomic region:
- a CDS encoding ABC transporter permease, whose protein sequence is MGSGGPVTTVLLGADAAASAPTIAGPSRTVRRSGMSVAWLGLVPFAAYVLLFLAVPTVLAIGSGFFTDDGAFTWANVAALADPVVLNTFANSAGLSLLTAVVGAIVGALACYALLGMDPQGAVRSSVDAAAGVLAQFGGVMLAFAFIATVGAQGVMTLFMKDALGINIYEGGMWLYEVPGLIMPYIYFQVPLMVITFMPALAALKPQWSEANLTLGGTRASFWLRIGIPVLAPSFFASLLLLFANAFSSYATAAALASQGSQIVPLQIRAALTSETVLGRENLAGALALGMIVVVGVVMALYSLVQRRAARWQS, encoded by the coding sequence GTGGGCAGCGGCGGTCCAGTGACCACCGTCCTTCTGGGGGCGGATGCTGCGGCATCCGCCCCCACGATCGCCGGGCCGTCTCGCACGGTCCGGCGATCGGGCATGTCCGTGGCGTGGCTGGGGCTCGTACCGTTCGCCGCGTACGTGCTGCTGTTCCTCGCCGTGCCGACCGTTCTCGCCATCGGCTCCGGTTTCTTCACCGACGACGGCGCGTTCACCTGGGCCAATGTCGCCGCCCTCGCCGACCCGGTCGTGCTGAACACCTTCGCGAACTCCGCAGGGCTCTCGCTGCTCACTGCCGTCGTCGGCGCAATCGTCGGAGCGCTCGCCTGTTATGCCCTGCTCGGCATGGATCCGCAGGGTGCAGTGCGCTCGAGCGTGGATGCGGCAGCCGGCGTGCTCGCCCAGTTCGGCGGTGTCATGCTCGCGTTCGCATTCATCGCCACGGTCGGCGCGCAGGGCGTCATGACACTGTTCATGAAGGACGCTCTCGGCATCAACATCTACGAGGGCGGCATGTGGCTCTACGAGGTGCCCGGCCTGATCATGCCCTACATCTACTTCCAGGTGCCGCTCATGGTGATCACATTCATGCCGGCTCTCGCCGCGCTGAAGCCGCAGTGGTCGGAGGCGAACCTGACCCTCGGCGGCACCCGCGCGAGTTTCTGGCTGCGCATCGGCATCCCGGTGCTCGCTCCATCGTTCTTCGCCAGCCTGTTGCTGCTGTTCGCGAACGCGTTCTCGTCGTACGCCACCGCCGCTGCCCTCGCCAGCCAGGGTTCGCAGATCGTTCCGCTGCAGATCCGCGCTGCACTCACCAGCGAGACCGTGCTCGGGCGAGAGAACCTCGCCGGGGCTCTGGCCCTGGGGATGATCGTCGTGGTCGGCGTCGTGATGGCGCTGTACTCGCTCGTGCAGCGCCGAGCAGCGAGGTGGCAGTCATGA
- a CDS encoding ABC transporter substrate-binding protein, producing MATIPRRTRLVAGIALAATAALALTSCAADTATGDGSGDGSDTGADAATATSVEDFGSFEDLEAAAKAEGQLNVIALPRDWANYGEILDLFAETYPEITINEQSPDISSAEEITAAETNEGLDTAPDVFDLGLAVALSSTDQFAPYQVQTWDEIPDALKESTGLFVGDYGGYMSIGYDSSKFDEPGSLDDLLGADYKGAVAINGDPTQAGAAFAAVGLAAVQSDGTLDDFQPGIDFFGELQKAGNFLKVDVTPATITSGETPVVFDWDYLNAAAGADNPDWKVAVLDGVGYAGYYNQAINKDAPNPAAARLWQEFLYSDDVQNLWLKGGARPARMEAMTEAGTIDADLAAALPEVPEETVVPTEEQSTNAGTLLGEKWAAAVQ from the coding sequence ATGGCCACCATTCCCCGCCGCACGCGACTCGTCGCCGGCATCGCCCTTGCCGCGACCGCGGCGCTTGCTCTCACTTCGTGCGCCGCCGACACCGCCACCGGAGACGGCTCGGGCGACGGATCCGACACCGGTGCGGATGCCGCGACCGCGACGTCGGTCGAGGATTTCGGCTCGTTCGAGGATCTCGAGGCGGCGGCCAAGGCCGAAGGCCAGCTGAACGTCATCGCCCTCCCCCGTGACTGGGCGAACTACGGCGAGATCCTCGACCTTTTCGCCGAGACGTATCCCGAGATCACGATCAACGAGCAATCGCCCGACATCTCCAGCGCCGAGGAGATCACCGCCGCTGAGACGAACGAAGGCCTCGACACCGCCCCGGACGTCTTCGACCTCGGCCTCGCGGTCGCGCTCTCCAGCACCGACCAGTTCGCGCCCTACCAGGTGCAGACCTGGGACGAGATCCCCGACGCACTCAAGGAATCGACCGGACTGTTCGTCGGCGACTACGGCGGATACATGTCGATCGGCTACGACTCCTCGAAGTTCGACGAGCCCGGCTCGCTCGATGACCTGCTCGGCGCCGACTACAAGGGTGCCGTAGCGATCAACGGCGACCCGACGCAGGCCGGCGCTGCGTTCGCTGCGGTCGGTCTCGCGGCCGTGCAGTCCGATGGAACGCTCGACGACTTCCAGCCAGGCATCGACTTCTTCGGTGAGCTGCAGAAGGCAGGCAACTTCCTCAAGGTCGACGTCACGCCCGCGACCATCACCAGTGGCGAAACCCCTGTCGTCTTCGACTGGGACTACCTGAACGCGGCGGCCGGCGCTGACAACCCCGACTGGAAGGTCGCCGTGCTCGATGGTGTCGGCTATGCCGGCTACTACAACCAGGCCATCAACAAGGATGCCCCGAACCCGGCGGCGGCCCGTCTGTGGCAGGAGTTCCTCTACAGCGACGACGTGCAGAACCTGTGGCTCAAGGGCGGCGCGCGTCCGGCCCGCATGGAGGCCATGACCGAGGCCGGCACGATCGACGCCGACCTCGCGGCAGCCCTGCCCGAGGTTCCTGAGGAGACTGTCGTCCCGACCGAGGAGCAGTCGACGAACGCCGGCACGCTGCTCGGCGAGAAGTGGGCAGCGGCGGTCCAGTGA
- a CDS encoding GNAT family N-acetyltransferase, producing the protein MLAALPLPHPFASRAGLALLRRATPADTDALIALLADDPISAARGDVASEADRPSYAVALAEILSEPSNDLLVAELDGTVVGTLQLTSIPGMARRGSRRLLVEAVRVRSDLRSSGIGSAVMHWVAEVAAPALSASMIQLTSDAARTDAHRFYERLGYTASHVGFKYKV; encoded by the coding sequence ATGCTCGCCGCACTGCCCCTGCCCCACCCGTTCGCCTCCCGCGCTGGTCTCGCGCTTCTGCGCAGGGCGACACCGGCGGACACCGACGCGTTGATCGCGCTGCTCGCGGATGACCCGATCAGCGCAGCACGAGGTGACGTGGCATCCGAAGCAGACCGCCCGTCCTATGCCGTGGCGCTGGCCGAGATCCTCTCCGAGCCATCGAATGATCTGCTCGTCGCCGAGCTCGATGGCACGGTCGTCGGCACGCTGCAGCTCACTTCGATCCCGGGGATGGCACGCCGCGGCTCGCGGCGACTACTGGTCGAGGCCGTCCGAGTGCGCAGCGACCTGCGCTCGTCCGGAATCGGATCGGCGGTGATGCACTGGGTGGCAGAGGTCGCAGCACCGGCGCTGAGCGCGTCGATGATCCAACTCACCTCGGACGCCGCCCGCACCGACGCGCACCGCTTCTACGAGCGCCTCGGATACACCGCCTCGCACGTCGGCTTCAAGTACAAGGTCTGA
- a CDS encoding DUF5684 domain-containing protein yields MDSNLLSEQIFSTSSVVLSIIYYVIYAVTMWKVFVKAGYPGILALIPIVNWVFLVKIAGMSGWFALLYLIPIVNIIFAIVVAIKEGRNFGKGGVFSFFLLWLFPFIGHLIIGFGSAQYNKVT; encoded by the coding sequence ATGGATTCGAATCTTCTGTCTGAGCAGATCTTCTCGACGAGTTCCGTCGTTCTCAGCATCATCTACTACGTCATCTACGCGGTCACGATGTGGAAGGTGTTCGTCAAGGCGGGCTACCCCGGCATCCTCGCGCTGATCCCGATCGTGAACTGGGTGTTCCTGGTGAAGATCGCGGGCATGTCGGGATGGTTCGCGCTGCTCTACCTGATCCCGATCGTGAACATCATCTTCGCGATCGTCGTCGCGATCAAGGAGGGGCGGAACTTCGGCAAGGGCGGCGTGTTCTCGTTCTTCCTGCTCTGGCTGTTCCCGTTCATCGGGCACCTCATCATCGGCTTCGGATCGGCGCAGTACAACAAGGTCACCTGA
- a CDS encoding histidine phosphatase family protein: protein MPAERLHLVRHGEVHNPQRVLYGRLPHYRLSDDGRRMAQDAAEYVAGLGRTVTSLHCSPLQRARESAEPFAAIFGLDPIIDERVIEPTNVFEGTRMSRSLRDPRNWWHLRRPSVPSWGEPYASIAARMEEAMNSAWREADDGDAVIVSHQAPIWIAHLRVAGLPLRHDPRTRRCALSSVTSFEHVGDVWREVDYAEPAATGDAVDVGAV, encoded by the coding sequence ATGCCCGCCGAACGTCTCCATCTGGTCCGCCACGGCGAAGTGCACAACCCCCAACGGGTGCTCTACGGCCGGCTGCCGCACTATCGGCTGAGCGATGACGGACGGCGCATGGCGCAGGATGCCGCCGAGTACGTCGCCGGGCTCGGCCGCACGGTGACCTCGTTGCACTGTTCTCCGCTGCAGCGCGCCAGGGAGTCGGCTGAGCCGTTCGCCGCGATCTTCGGGCTGGATCCGATCATCGACGAACGGGTGATCGAACCCACGAACGTGTTCGAGGGCACGCGCATGAGCCGGTCGCTGCGCGATCCGCGCAACTGGTGGCATCTGCGCCGCCCATCCGTGCCGAGCTGGGGCGAGCCATACGCATCGATCGCCGCTCGAATGGAAGAGGCCATGAACAGCGCCTGGCGTGAGGCCGACGACGGCGATGCCGTAATCGTGTCGCATCAGGCGCCGATCTGGATCGCGCACCTGCGCGTCGCGGGCCTGCCGCTTCGGCATGACCCTCGCACGCGCCGCTGCGCGTTGTCGAGCGTGACGTCGTTCGAGCATGTCGGTGACGTCTGGCGCGAGGTCGACTACGCGGAGCCGGCAGCGACCGGAGATGCGGTCGACGTCGGGGCCGTCTGA
- a CDS encoding HAD family hydrolase, translated as MPLAVFDLDGTLVDQASAARSWAGEFVARWGLPVKASDLVAAALTERVSKQLVFDRIVEEWSLPLSGAEIWAAYRTRMPQLVQCASEDKEALTELRAAGWSVGIATNGMPDNQEGKIRATGLAELIDGWVISGEVGIRKPDPRIFGVLAQRLCCALDGWMVGDSLEHDVMGGMAAGLQTAWIAPLNAPVPAGSARFDIRQTSVAEAVGAILTI; from the coding sequence GTGCCCCTTGCTGTCTTTGACCTGGACGGAACGCTCGTCGATCAGGCGAGCGCGGCACGGTCGTGGGCCGGTGAATTTGTCGCGCGGTGGGGTCTGCCAGTCAAAGCCTCGGACCTCGTCGCCGCCGCACTGACTGAGCGTGTTTCGAAGCAACTGGTCTTCGACCGCATCGTCGAAGAGTGGTCGCTTCCGTTATCCGGGGCGGAGATTTGGGCAGCGTATAGGACCCGTATGCCGCAGCTCGTGCAATGCGCCTCCGAAGACAAGGAGGCGCTTACCGAGCTTCGAGCTGCTGGCTGGAGCGTGGGCATCGCAACCAACGGAATGCCCGACAATCAAGAGGGCAAGATTCGCGCAACCGGACTCGCAGAACTGATCGATGGATGGGTCATTTCGGGAGAAGTAGGAATCCGTAAGCCGGACCCGCGGATCTTCGGCGTCTTGGCACAGCGCCTCTGTTGTGCGCTCGACGGCTGGATGGTCGGCGACAGCCTCGAGCATGACGTCATGGGTGGGATGGCAGCTGGGCTGCAAACAGCCTGGATCGCTCCACTCAACGCGCCCGTCCCAGCCGGAAGCGCACGGTTCGATATTCGTCAAACGAGCGTCGCTGAGGCCGTAGGAGCAATCCTCACGATTTAG
- a CDS encoding GrpB family protein: MTTHPLWRPFNPGANAARQGERVASRQTTPGAVRAHDESWRERFEEINRVLTESIGDLALSIRHVGSTAVPGLAAKPVIDVDLTVRDVELEHSYMPQLEAAGFRLIFRDVMSGDPHRQLTFAIPNTNLHVWSPGAIEPQRHLVFTDWLRTNSRDRERYNAAKAAASTADGTARYNDLKAAVVYDIYERAFIADPSHDHDPHPRDLA, translated from the coding sequence ATGACGACGCACCCTCTGTGGCGACCCTTCAACCCTGGCGCGAATGCCGCCCGGCAGGGAGAGCGAGTTGCATCACGTCAGACAACGCCCGGTGCCGTGCGGGCGCACGACGAAAGCTGGCGCGAGCGGTTCGAGGAGATCAACCGTGTGCTCACGGAGTCAATCGGAGATCTCGCTCTGTCGATCCGCCATGTCGGCTCGACGGCGGTGCCTGGCCTCGCGGCGAAACCTGTCATCGATGTCGACTTGACCGTCCGAGACGTCGAGTTAGAACACAGCTACATGCCGCAGTTAGAGGCCGCAGGGTTTCGCCTCATCTTCCGTGATGTGATGAGCGGCGACCCTCACCGACAACTCACGTTCGCGATACCCAATACCAACCTTCACGTCTGGAGCCCGGGCGCAATCGAGCCGCAACGGCACCTGGTCTTCACGGACTGGCTCAGGACGAACTCACGCGACCGGGAGCGATACAACGCTGCGAAGGCCGCCGCGTCAACAGCTGACGGAACTGCGCGCTACAACGATCTGAAAGCAGCCGTCGTGTACGACATCTATGAGCGAGCCTTCATCGCTGACCCATCGCACGACCACGACCCGCACCCGAGAGACCTGGCCTAA